From Planctomycetota bacterium:
GGTGCTCGTCGTCGGTGTGAACTCGGACCGCAGCGTCCGGGCCATCAAGGGGGCCGGACGCCCGATTTGCTCCGAGAAAGAGCGGGCCCGGGTCCTCGCCGCCCTGGAGGCGGTTGACTATATCGTTCTGTTTGACGAGGAGACGCCGGAGAGGATCATCCGCGCGGTCCGACCCGACGTTCTGGTCAAGGGCGAGGATTGGCGCGCGAAGGGCGTCGTCGGGCGCCGGAGCGTGGAATCGAGCGGCGGGCGGGTGGTGCTCGCGCCGCTCCTGGAGGGACTCAGCACCACGGAACTCGTGAGGCGCATCCGCCGCTCGGACGAGAAGGGTTCCGCCTAATACTATTACGCTGTGTTCTTCAACGCAGAGACCGCCGAGAACGCAGAGAACGGCACAAATTGGGTAAAGACGAAAAGGGAAGGCGTCCGTTGTTGGCTGCTGTTTGTTGTTACCCAGGCCTCGGCTTTCTCTGCGGTCTCTGCGATCTCTGCGTTGAGATAGCGTTGTAGTACTAAAGCCCTTATCCGATGAAGGGAGGACGGTGTGACGCAAGCCATTCCGGACCGCATCCAACTGTCGATCCGCATGTGCAGCGACATGGCCGAGACGCTGGCTGAGCCGATCGCGCGGGCCGCGGACGTTCTCGTGGCCGCCCTTCGCGCCGGCCGCACGATCTACGTCTGCGGCGACGGCGGCAGCGCGGCCCAGGCCCAGCACCTCGCGGGCGAACTCGTCGGGCGGTTCCTGGTGGACCGCCCTGCCCTCCCGTGCGTCGCCCTCACGACCGATACCAGCGTCCTGACGGCCGTGGCGAACGATTACAACTTCGAGCAGGTCTTCGAACGCCAGGTCGAGGCGCTCGTCAGGGAAGGCGATGTGCTCGTGGCGATTTCGACCAGCGGCGAGAGCGTCAACGTCCTGAAGGCCGCCAGCCTCGCACGGAAACGAGGAGCCAGGACCATCGGCCTCACGGGCGCCAGCGGGGGAAAACTCGTAGAACTTTGCGACGAGTGCCTCGCCGTCCCGGCCGAGTCCAGTCCCCTCATCCAGGAAGGCCATCTCCTCGTGCTGCACATCCTCTGCGGCCTGGTGGAACAGGCCCTTTTCGCGCGCGACGAACCCAAGGACGACGACCAGGACAAGAGGGAGTGATCTAGTGGGCCAACCTGCTGTGTTTCTCGATCGCGACGGCACGTTGATTGAAGAGATCGGTTATCCGACGCGGCCTCAGCAGATCCGCATCCTGGGCGGCGTCGCCCGGGGCCTCGCGCGACTCGCCGAGGCCGGCTTCAAACGGATCGTCGTTACGAACCAGTCGGGCATCGCGCGCGGCCTGATGACGGAAGACGATCTCGACCGGTTCCACGAGGCGCTCGACGAGCAACTCGACCTCCTCGGCGCCGCCGTGGACGCCTACTACGTCTGCCCGCACCATCCCGACCGCTCCGAGGCCGCCCGCCCCGACCTGGCGATTGAATGCGACTGCCGCAAACCCAAGCCGGGCCTCATTCTCCAGGCTGCCGAGGATCTCGACATTGACCTGGGGGCCTCGTGGGCCATCGGCGATACGTGGCGCGATGTCCAGGCGGGCCAGGCCGCGAGCCTCAAGACCATCAAACTGCCCGCGCCGCCGGGCCACGATGCGCCCCGGCCGGCCGACGTCCCGCCGCCGACCGCCGAGGCCGAGGATTTCGAGGATGCGGTCCGCATCATCCTGGGCGACCGTGAGGCCGTTCCTCCCGAGGCCGCCGAGGCGCAAGCCCCTCCGGCGCATGACCAGCCGCCACCCTCCGCTCGCGAGGAGCCGTGGCCCGAGGACACCGAGGCGCCGGCGCCGCAGGAGGAAACCGCGGCGGAATCGCCGCTTC
This genomic window contains:
- a CDS encoding D-sedoheptulose 7-phosphate isomerase; the encoded protein is MCSDMAETLAEPIARAADVLVAALRAGRTIYVCGDGGSAAQAQHLAGELVGRFLVDRPALPCVALTTDTSVLTAVANDYNFEQVFERQVEALVREGDVLVAISTSGESVNVLKAASLARKRGARTIGLTGASGGKLVELCDECLAVPAESSPLIQEGHLLVLHILCGLVEQALFARDEPKDDDQDKRE
- a CDS encoding HAD family hydrolase, which gives rise to MGQPAVFLDRDGTLIEEIGYPTRPQQIRILGGVARGLARLAEAGFKRIVVTNQSGIARGLMTEDDLDRFHEALDEQLDLLGAAVDAYYVCPHHPDRSEAARPDLAIECDCRKPKPGLILQAAEDLDIDLGASWAIGDTWRDVQAGQAASLKTIKLPAPPGHDAPRPADVPPPTAEAEDFEDAVRIILGDREAVPPEAAEAQAPPAHDQPPPSAREEPWPEDTEAPAPQEETAAESPLPVWPHFVAKGQDFPQNHGVARPVLPGRASAHGGTRPAVPHADLKAASTPPDAALKATEERRPAAPADAAVCARCGQKIPSTALASGAAGPRAGRLLCAECLAHQPPDVDEVAAARTGETGTLLYAMLKELRRMGRIQSPESLPLVRLFAYVIQAVAIFAAVWGLLNQDRPGFIQAAVFLQLVVVTLLVLERKS